A segment of the Corylus avellana chromosome ca2, CavTom2PMs-1.0 genome:
TTAGTAAGAACAAAAACACAAGCTTACTTCTGCTATATCATCTTCTCCAACAACTCCAAATGGTACAATTGTGGCCCCAAACCGTGCTGCCATTCTCACAAATTCCTGCTGATCAGGCCAAAATAACTTATATTCTTCTCCCTGACAATATAGAAGCACCATAAGTTTGGAACAAAAAAATTCAGACAGATACAAAACAATCATAGTAAAAACCAAAAGTGCAATGAGGGCCTCTAGTCGCCTCGTAATCCTCTCTTAATAACAGAATACGCACACGAGTAAAGGTTTGGGGATATGCCAATGTAACAGAACTTCAGAAATTTTCACCGATTGAAATGTTCTGGCTCATGCATGGTTTATGCCTAGTTCTCGTGACCATTCCAGAACGGTGCATTACTTATGAATTACTTTGACCTAAGcaatactatttttctttatacattTTCAATGTAtaacacaacactcacaagtgtacTCACAACAAATCTTTCCCTCATTTGTGATTCTCTTATATTGATTACTCACtctctttatattttatcaatgtGGAGTGCAACCCCACAAGTGTACTTACAACAAATATCTCCCTCACTTGTGAATCTCTTCCACATTGACTCAACTCCCCCTCAAATGTGAGTACTTTGCAAACCAAGAGCTGTCACACACTCTTTTACCGGAGTCAAACCAAAACACTCATATTAGCAGCAGCAGAAACTAACCACAACTCTTAAACCAATTATTAGGGAGAGAATCATTTAGGGAGTCAATAAAaagtaagttaatatacatattaggacaccacttctaaCTCAAAAGCTCAAGGGTAAGTTGATAtatattaggacaccacttctagcccaaaagtttaagctaataggctTGGAttcacttaggtatattaactagtctttttctttatactttacTAATGCGGGACACAACAATTACAACAAATACAAATATCTCCATAAACTTGCATTTCCTGTACTAATAATTTCTTGTAGCTTTATAATAATTTTCGGTTTAGTGAAGATCAACATATAGATTGTTTAATTAGGACCCCAACTTTTGTTTGATGAACTCAGTTCATGCTGTAATTCCTCAATCTCATCATATCAGTTCCACTTCTTGAGCTACCCAGAATCCAATTTAAAGTGAAAATCAGAACCATGGCGACAACAGAGTATGCATAAGGAGTTTACTACCAAATTATAACATAACTAATGGAATAAATGCCCGTGCGATTCGCATTGCATGTCAACATCCAAAAGTAACTAAACAGACATAGCCACAACCAATGCCACTAAGTCTGTTAGTAATGGAGGTAAGTTTCTACTGTTATAACTGTGCAGGTATACTCAtttgaaaagtaaataatgATCAAGCAGATTTTAATGCATGAGAGATGATAGTTAAAATGTAAGGTTTTTTAGTTGCAGGAAAAAAGTAGGTGGAATGAACACAAGGAACTTGACACACCTTGTAGTGCAAAGCCTCACGTGCACCACCAGGATAAAGAAGCACATATGATTTTGTTGAAAGCAATTTGAAAAGATTGCTTGCTGTGACAGGAACTCCACCAAACACTTTCACccaatcaccaaaaaaaaattctgaagatGAACCCTCGAATGTCCTCGAAAATAACGTTGGATGCGCTAAACCACGAACCATAGTATTCTTCTCAATCAAAAATCGCTCAACAAGTGGACCGAGTTCAAGTCCCATTAACATATGATAACCAACTAATAACACAGGACCTTCATTTGGAACCCCAGCAAGACCTTCCACTATCTTTCCGTCTTCCATAGTTGAGAACATTGCAGAACCAGAGGCAGAACGAACAAACCTGCCATTTATGCAAGTGTTATATCAAGCTTCAACCTCACATAGCCAAAGATATCTGATTGGATGTAACTTAAAAAGGCCGATTCAGGCTGAGGATCAACCAAAGTTCAAACAAGATCAGACGGACTAGGAGAACCAAGCTGCAGATTGGCCAATTAGGGGTTTAGACCAAGATTCTTATTCTTCAAAACTAATCCATAGGGTTTATGAAAAAGGTTGGGTCAAAACATGGATTCAGtgacaaaaaaattttctcgTCCATTAATATTTTCTAATGAATGTGTGAGATCATATCAGCATATTGAAGCAAATTGTtcacaaaaacattaaaaaaaaataaaaattgagcaTGGGGTAATGACATACAAGAGGGAATGAATACAATAAACAGATGCCAGATCTTGCATGTGCTACTTTTACTCTTCAAACTTTAGTTTCCCTTTTAGCAGGATAAATCAACCAAGATGAGGGAGGAACAAGAGACTCAAAAGAACTTGTTCTATGCCTAAGACCTAAAACTCTTTTATTCAATTGATAACACATAGGCCGGGTATGATATTAATAGAATGCACTAAGCAAAACAACGACATGTTTGGGAAGTACTATTTCATCTGACAATTTTTTGCTGCCTTTTGAGTGTCAACATGTTCATGATTTTTATAGCCACAACATTCTATACGAACATattaaaggagaagaaaaatgtgGATTTTACATAGTTAGAAAGTTTATGGGCTATAATGTCAATAAATATCTTATAGGTCAGTTCCTAAGTTCAAGAAAGGCAGACATCAAAACTcgaaacatgttttttttcaGATTAATCCTTTAGAACTAGAGAACCCATCTAGAAAAAGATTTTATGGGGACCGAAATTCAAAAACACTTCATTACACATTTTGGCAAGGGGATGTTGGGGAATACGCTAATTAGTGGCAAAATTTTGAGGGGTAAAATGATATAAAGGAATCTTAAGGACATTGGGTGGCCATATGCCATTCTGTGTTCTACCTAGCTGCAGCACAGCATAGTCTTAACTCTCACTAATTGATATCATACAGTTTTACTTATCATGGTGCAATGTGCCTGTAAGTCACCCTTGAACTGGATCATATTCCCAGTAGCCTCACCCTAAGTTCAATCTTAAGATTTAATGCTCAAATATGCATCACAGGCTTGTTTGGGTTGCATGCACACAAATCTTGTACCAAGGAGAGCAGGGAAAAAATGTTGCTCCCACATATTACCCAATTACTTGATCACAGAGATATTTGAGTTCTGCCGTACTAGGAGGGAGAAAATCAGAGACAAAATCACGCCTCCTTGAACGACGGTATTTGGTAGTACCCTTAATAATTGTCATCAAACAAATTCCATCTTCCTGCAAAAGAATAGGAAAATTAAGTGCATAAGCATTCCAAAAGGTACAAAATGCAGGCAAAAATGTTTTAGTGGCCTAATATTAAGCATAACAGGCCAAGACCAATTCAATTATAAAGTTGTTTATCATGATGAACACATAATTAATTTACAGTCTACATACAATTAAAAGACCACATAAAGTGTTAGTGAATGCTTGATGTACACCGTAAACCCACTTCCTAATAGCTAAAGGTTTTGGGACTAATGATTTTTGATGCAGCATCGCGTAGTAGGAAGCTGAATCTAAAATCACAATGACTCACAACTCTTCcacaaatccaagaaaaatcaagGAATTGTGGGAAAACTGAAGAAAAATCACTCCACGAGTGTTTCTTATTGAGGAAACTGAAAAATACATGAACTTTTGGCAGCTAAGGCCGTCCTTATTGAGCTTAAATAGAAGTAGGGTCGCAtccttgaaaataaaattttaaaacagcCTTTCTTGCAAGTTCAATCAATcaaaaaaaacttcatattCTTGATCGAATGAACTACAATCCAATTATCAATCAAAGCTCTCAGGAATTTGTACTAGCATACCTCATCACTTCGGTCGATTGAACTAGTGATCAAACttcctaaaacaaatttttatatttctattgaCAGACAGTTTTGACCTAGTAAGCGTTGGAATTGCAACACTTTCATGAAATACAATTTGTAACCCATTGAATAAGCTTTCTAACACCACCAAGATTGCCTCCATCCGATGTTGGAATCACAAGATATATCCGTTTTACTAAGACTGGTCTGCTTGTAAACTGGTATGGATCATTCTTCCcaagttggagagaattcgtcctcgaattcaaATCCTCTTTGCCTTGATCTTTTGCATGTCCAATCAATCCCTTCCATCCCGTCTcaataacaaaacaaacaggAAGATAAACAACTTGCAACTAACCACAACATGACTATGAATAGTAGATTTGAAGTTCTTCGCACCAATTTGAGATAAATTAATCTTCACAcgccctttatttattttcttcaattcaCCCTCcataaaaatttctcaaaaatgaTCAATTACTTCTTGACCACATAAAATCAAATTCTCCTCCAAGATGCCAAAGCCAACATCAAGATTTTGATCAGGAAAATATGACAGAAAATTTTCAACCCCAAAAAATtcaacataattaattttctcaAGACCTAACCAAGATACTTCACTCTTTGGATTTCATCAAATACATGATGTGTATCCCATTTTTTGTCAACTTCTTAATCATATGACAAAGAACTTACCTCTACAAGATCTTCATCATTGACATTGGTATCATAGATTAGTGAAGAATTCCAATCCACTGAAATTGAAAAGGATCTTCTAATACCTCTTCAAGTTGGAACTCTTCATCATCCTCCACCATGAAACACTACTTGGTTGACGGCAACGACTGTTAGAAACAGCCATAGTGGCAAATTGATCAGCCATAGTGCATCAAATCAATCGCCAAACTGCTCAAATCGCTCCATTCGCTGCAAATATTTCATCAGTTGCTCATCACATGTTGTCTCATCGAGTTCATACACATTACCAATAGTTGCCTGTCTTACTCCATGTGCTTCTCTGCGCGCCATGGTAGGAAAGGAACCTGAGCTCTAATATCAACTGATATAGCACACATAGgttctgataccaattgatgcaACGTGGCATAGTGGAAAGTTGATCTACAAACACAATAACTCATAACTCTTCcacaaatccaagaaaaatcaagaaattgTAGGAAAATTGAAGACAAATCATTCCCCGGGtgtttcttattgagaaaactgaaaaataCATCAATCCGGTGCCTAGGTTGTCCTTATTGAGCTTAAGTAGAAATAGGGTTGCAtccctgaaaagaaaaatttcaaaacagcCCCTTATAGCAAGTTCAATcgatcgaaaaaaaaaaaaaaaaaaaaaaaaaaaaaaaaaaaaaaaaaaaaaaaaaaaaaaaatcacattcttGATCGAACGAACTATGATTAAATTATTGATTGAAGGTCTTGGGAATTTGTACGCTAGACCTCATCACTTCGATCAATCGATCGACCTAGGATTGAACTAGCAATTGAACTTCAAAAAACATATTTGCGTATTTCTACTGATGAAcagttttgacctagtaaacgtTGAAATTGAATCATTTTCATAGTATACAAATTTGTAGCCCTTTAAATAAGCTTTCCAACACCACCAAGATTGCTTTAATCCGATGTTGGAATCATAAGATATGGTCATTTTACTAAGACTCATCTGCTTATAAACTGGTCTACATCAGTTTTCAAACATTAAGTACACAACCATTGAGGTTTTGGGACTGTTGGTTTTCAACATATGGCGTCATAAGTATCACGTTTGATGGTAGTCATACTGACACCTAACAGCAACAGTTTATACACGGTACATTTTTTTGTCGGCCTATACTTCAAGGTTATGCAGTGTactcaatcattaaatttatcagGTTTTGCTCTGAATTGGGTCCCCTCAGCAAAAGTGGAACAAGACTGAAAGAAAATTGTATAATGAACACAGAATATCCAATGACATTCAAATATTTTGGAATTGcccaaaatttataaataatcttAAATCTAGAGAAATGTTTTCCTCAAATACATCAATTGATCGATAGAATTTTctacaaaatattttggttatatAAACATAATAAAGAGGTCTTGAGTCATAAATAGATTGAACCATattcaataaattttgaagCGTATCCAGCAATTCTGTGTGGGAAACAATTACTTAAACAGACAAACTGAACCCAGTAGAGTTGGAAATGGAAGTTAGTTGACTTGGGATTAGACGTGGTTGTCTGGGTGATCACACATCAAGGCAAATGAAGTAAATAACTTACCAATATGACTGGGTATTAAAAAAGTCAATATTCATGGAAAATCTTGATGTCATCAGAAGCTTTACTGACTTGAAAGCAATGATGAGAGCGAACAAAGACATAAGCAGCAGCACCATGATAGAATACGAACCAGTAAAAGGGTATGCCCATTGTCCTTGAAGTGACGAACAACACAATTTTGTAATGATTTCTTAAGTCGTTGGGCTTCATCTCCACTAGGAAGCATGTTATCCTTGCCACTAAAATGCAATATATCAACAACCTTAAAATTACATTATGATTTACCAATTTGAAAGTAACTTATATGCCTCATCTTATACAAGTAAAAAGCTAgctagtaattaattaaaatctaGAGAGAGGATAAACCTAGACAGGACAAGCACTTCAGCTTTAACAGCATGGAGACGGGAATTAGCATAAGCAGCAGCTGATTTAAGAAGCTTCAGCTTCCAAAGAAGTGTGTCCTTTGGTATAATATCAGCAAGATCCTGACAACAAAATGGAGGAAAGTAATATCCATATTGACATCTGAGCATAGAACTAACACCACATAAATACTAATTGGACtccttaacgaaaaaaaaaaaaattgattctaaaCAAAAAGTGTAACACCCCCACCTCCACATCCCCCTCCAtccaccccccctcccccacatccataaaattttattataaatttggtTTGGAGATTGGCTCATAATACATCTTAAGAAGTGCATAAAATGTTAATCTAATGTTGCCCTGTTTCAACCAATCAATTACGCAATAGCCAATCAATTGGGACCACACTTTATaaagtggaagtcactagtttaaatcttctttttcCCCTCCCCTTAGGCCCAATACTTGTCAAAAAACAAATGTTGCCTTGTTTCAATTACTCTATGTCCTAAATGATTTTGATCATGAAACTTACATTTTCCTAAACCTCATCATCTGTACCACCTACAAGGCGTTGGCTCACTCATACTTATTCTTATTACTTTTCAGAGTCAAAGCTAGAAGGTGTCCCTTGAGTTGAGGTTTATTATTAGCTATTGCCTGACtgattgatgaaaaaaaaatagtttggagATACTCCATGTAGATTGGTTAACTCttgatgaataataattaatttggagcTTTATTTAGTAGCTTGTTATATTAGTTGTTTGTTCTAATGGAAGATTGGATTTGGAGTACATACGCTTAATGTGTTGGACTTATATTCTGCTAATAAGGGAATATATCTCGAAAggatttaaatatttataataaatcgTACTTTACATTTATGGCTTATATACAAATTTACTAGCCTGAGGTTCTTGCTAAGGTTTATTTATAGAGCCTTTGATTCATATctcaaaagaaatttaaaagcATAAGTTGCATATTACATTGATTTATGTTAATACAATATTTAGACAAGTTACTAAAAGGATGATAGGCTccatttgttaaaaattttgttgtcttttgttttctcttctcaaaactaaaatattagtAGACAatccaaacacaaaacactcctaaaaacacaaaaacaacttttacatttatgtcacatcaaaacattttgtcaaactaaaaacaaaaaacacccccCAAAACATGTTAACAAACAGAACCTTGATGTTTAGCATACATTATGCCCGTTTGGGTTTTGAGACATGAGAAAAAGGGATGAGGAATCACCTTagactaaacaaaacaaaattcaccACCCACCATCTTTTTTGTAAATGTAAGCTAGTATGTTTATTAGCAATGCTAAAATCTACAATGTAGGAGATCAAAACTAGAACAGTTTTATTGATGCGAGTGAGACGCGTCAAATCAAAATGAATGCATCACAtcacaatattttaaaattgtggaTAATTATTAATTAGGAATCAGTAGCTTCGTAAGACTATTTCCCCAATAAATGGTGGTTTGTCAAGTGTGAACCTATAAAAggtattttttgggaaaaatacattttacgcCTCCGAAGCTTCACCTCTTTTTCAATCTtacctctaatgtttaaaaattagcaatgtaccccaaccaagtttctaaaattttcaatttagccaCTCTGTTAGCCATTGCTGTCTTATTTGATGGGAAATGGCTCAAGTGCGCCGCACGTGAGTTTTTCGGTGCAAAACTTTCCAAAATTGCCCCATGTACAAGTGTTtgaattccaaaaatgccccatttaaaaaaaagaaaggagggTGTCCATAGCGGCCCTTTGGAGATGGCCGAACCATCCCCATGGGGTGTGGGGGTGGCTCAaatggtttgggggtggtttcgacgaCTCCCATTTGGCcttttggaggtggccgaaccaccccaatgggCTGTGGgagtggctcagccacccccaaatggccaccTCCATTTGACCTTTGGGAGTGATCGAACCACCCCAAACTGAGGTGGCTCTCCACCCCAAAACCAGTCAGATGGGCGTGGCCAAGCCACTCCCAAATTGTTCATGGTTGGCTAcggccaccctttttttttcggttttttgttttttttttataaaaaattaaaaaatttaaaaaaaaaaaaaaaaattggggcaaTTTCGTATTTTCAATCATTTCCGTAAGAGAAAACAGAAATTATTAACAGAGTAGCttcattgaaaattttagaaacttgGCTGgggtacattaccaatttttaaacatttgaggcaAGATTGAAAAAAGGGTGAAACATTGGAGgggtaaaatgttttttttttcccctttttttcataaacctacttttttacaaaaatatctcgtaatgatatataattaagcaaagagaaaaataaactagTACAGAAAATACAAGATTTTTGTAGCCATAAGTCAGCAAATCATCACAGAAACTTCCATAAgttcttctcaaaaaaaaagacTCCCATACGTGGCAACAAAAAGCACCACAACtaaaccaaaacagaaaaatagtaaaatatgcAAAACTAGTGAATAAGATGGAAATTTTAAgcagaagaacaaaaaataaccTATTAAACACGGAAAAGCAAGATTAATGCAAGCATTCCTTACAGAAAGGTATGGAAGCAATGCAGTGAGGCCGTGAGACAACTGTTCAAATCTTTGTCTAGGTGGAAGCCTGCTTTCGATGTTGACCATTGCCATCTTCATTGGATCACCTGAGTTGtcataaaaatagaaaaaggtatatcattgattttttctcttaatatcacaaatcaaaataaatttgggACTGCAAGTTGCAATTTCTCCTGAACTTTCATCGCTTTTGGAATCTTTCCTTAAGTAGGGCTAGCAAAACGGGTTGGCAAGTCAAGTTCAAGTCAATCCGTCAACCCGATACAGGTAAACCCGACACGACCAGTTTAGGTAAACAGGTTAGATCATTAAACTCTAACACGATCCGTGAGTGACCCAACACAACCCACTTGACCTGTTTAATAAACAAGCCACAAACAAGTCAACCCGTTTGACCCATTTAGACCAAAACGTGACATGTTTGACCCATTTCGACCCAAACATGACCCGTTTGACTTGTCTcaacatgtttatatatataatttcataaacaGGGCAAGCGGGTCAACCCGTTTATGCCAAACCCTAACtatataatttcatattggGTTTGcgagtcgtgtcaaaaattagcAGCCTTAGTTTTAACACCATGATTCACTTGTAGTATTCCTTACATGAGTGGGAGTATTCCATGAataagttggaataaataaagttatgGCCATATTGAAGTACCTAACACCATAAAGTAATCATGTGTCATGTGGActaagtgggagaatgtaagaaagtTTCCCAATAAGTTAAGGTGTGACCCATATGCCACATGTATTTAGTatggtttaattaa
Coding sequences within it:
- the LOC132170264 gene encoding phytyl ester synthase 1, chloroplastic isoform X3; translation: MHAGMDGTGLGLVLHHKALGKAFEVRCLHIPVHDRTPFEGLVKLVEETVRLEHATSPNKPIYLVGDSFGGCLALAIASRNPTIDLVLILSNPATSFGRSQLQPLFPILEAVPDGLHGAVPYLLSSIMGDPMKMAMVNIESRLPPRQRFEQLSHGLTALLPYLSDLADIIPKDTLLWKLKLLKSAAAYANSRLHAVKAEVLVLSSGKDNMLPSGDEAQRLKKSLQNCVVRHFKDNGHTLLLEDGICLMTIIKGTTKYRRSRRRDFVSDFLPPSTAELKYLCDQVIGFVRSASGSAMFSTMEDGKIVEGLAGVPNEGPVLLVGYHMLMGLELGPLVERFLIEKNTMVRGLAHPTLFSRTFEGSSSEFFFGDWVKVFGGVPVTASNLFKLLSTKSYVLLYPGGAREALHYKGEEYKLFWPDQQEFVRMAARFGATIVPFGVVGEDDIAEFVLDYNDLMKIPVVNDQIRDANRNAIRVRDESSGEVASQRLFLPGILPKIPGRFYYLFGKPIETKGKEEILKDKEVAKQLYLQVKSEVESNIAFLLKKREEDPYRSVIDRTLYKAMHAPSHEVPAFKP